A region from the Candidatus Thiothrix putei genome encodes:
- the gspE gene encoding type II secretion system ATPase GspE produces MQVATSHAPAALFGERLVKLGKLKPTDLERALRAQAEIRQPLGSVLVRLGMLTEQEVAFVLSRHLNVRMALSKDYPSLPVENPGIAINYMRNAEIVPLQAEDDRLVVAMSNPQDEFARHAICMASGKLVEPLLGLPTEIRANIERLYGSDASKKEAGGGDDDFEITSQDHNLDDIEHLKDMASEAPVIRLVNQIMTNAMSQRASDIHIEPFETHLKVRYRIDGVIHEVESPPPQLTAAIISRLKLMARLNIAERRLPQDGRIQLRAQGKEIDMRVSTVPTMHGESVVMRLLDKHSVKLDLNTLGFSDDNLRKVQQQLDAPHGVILVTGPTGSGKTTTLYSALTQLNTPENKVLTVEDPVEYELEGINQIQANPKIGLNFADALRSIVRQDPDIIMIGEMRDVETARIAIQSALTGHLVLSTLHTNDAASGITRLMDMGIEDYLITSTVNGILAQRLVRRLCPQCRESHPVLPEIEQELGLRHYQPEGELRLWHARGCSACGNSGYKGRSAIHEVLVVDDPLRRLILKHEDAGVLQEQARKSGMRTMYEDGLLKALKGVTTLEEVLRVAEETPNANV; encoded by the coding sequence ATGCAGGTTGCGACATCCCATGCTCCAGCCGCACTGTTTGGCGAAAGGCTGGTCAAACTAGGCAAATTAAAACCCACTGATCTTGAGCGTGCGTTGCGAGCGCAGGCAGAAATTCGTCAGCCCTTAGGTAGCGTGCTGGTACGCTTAGGTATGCTTACCGAACAAGAGGTTGCGTTTGTGCTGTCGCGTCATTTGAATGTGCGCATGGCATTGAGCAAAGACTACCCCTCATTACCCGTCGAAAACCCCGGCATTGCCATCAATTACATGCGTAATGCTGAGATTGTTCCCTTGCAGGCAGAAGACGACCGCTTGGTGGTGGCCATGTCCAACCCACAAGATGAATTTGCCCGTCATGCCATTTGCATGGCAAGTGGTAAATTAGTTGAACCCTTGTTAGGGCTTCCTACCGAAATTCGTGCCAATATTGAACGCTTGTATGGCAGTGACGCCAGCAAAAAAGAGGCCGGTGGTGGCGATGACGATTTCGAGATTACCAGCCAGGATCATAATTTGGATGACATCGAACACCTGAAAGACATGGCGAGTGAAGCGCCGGTTATTCGTCTGGTGAACCAAATCATGACCAATGCGATGAGCCAACGCGCCTCTGATATTCACATTGAACCGTTTGAAACCCATCTGAAAGTCCGTTACCGGATTGATGGCGTGATTCACGAAGTCGAGTCTCCCCCGCCACAACTGACCGCCGCGATTATTTCACGTCTCAAGCTTATGGCACGACTCAACATTGCTGAACGTCGCTTGCCACAAGACGGGCGCATCCAGTTACGGGCGCAGGGCAAAGAAATAGACATGCGGGTGTCTACGGTTCCTACCATGCACGGTGAAAGTGTCGTCATGCGTTTGCTGGATAAGCACAGTGTCAAACTTGATCTGAATACCCTGGGCTTTTCCGATGATAATTTGCGCAAAGTGCAACAGCAATTGGATGCCCCCCACGGCGTGATTCTGGTGACAGGCCCTACGGGATCAGGAAAAACGACCACGCTGTATTCTGCCTTGACCCAATTGAATACGCCTGAAAATAAGGTCTTAACGGTTGAAGACCCGGTGGAATACGAACTCGAAGGGATTAACCAGATTCAGGCTAACCCCAAAATTGGCCTTAATTTTGCGGATGCCTTGCGTTCCATCGTGCGTCAAGACCCGGACATTATTATGATCGGGGAAATGCGCGACGTGGAAACTGCCCGCATTGCGATTCAATCGGCTCTTACGGGTCACTTGGTCTTATCCACCTTGCACACCAATGATGCTGCCAGCGGCATTACCCGGCTCATGGATATGGGAATTGAGGATTACCTCATCACCTCAACGGTGAATGGGATTCTTGCCCAGCGTTTGGTGCGGCGTCTTTGCCCGCAATGCCGCGAATCGCATCCGGTATTGCCGGAAATTGAGCAGGAACTCGGTTTGCGTCACTATCAACCCGAAGGCGAATTGCGTTTGTGGCACGCCAGAGGCTGTAGCGCGTGTGGCAATTCTGGCTACAAAGGCCGTAGCGCTATCCACGAAGTGTTAGTTGTCGATGACCCGTTGCGCCGTTTGATTCTTAAGCATGAAGACGCCGGTGTATTGCAAGAACAAGCCCGTAAAAGCGGAATGCGCACCATGTATGAAGACGGCTTGCTCAAAGCGCTCAAAGGGGTAACGACGTTGGAAGAGGTGTTGCGCGTGGCGGAGGAGACCCCGAATGCCAACGTATAG
- a CDS encoding DUF5362 family protein has protein sequence MSVQEAFATPRAAVRDVAGGTGVMTDQIISAMQKTRPWVLFLAILGFIGTAFTVLAAVPMMMGGAMMGNMEGVDADIAPFGSGMMIGMGVLYLVIGVIYFMASLYLLRYASAIKRLTSSLSVADLETALSQQASFWKLIGILALVSIVLMVVALVAGIGGAMIVGNSGI, from the coding sequence ATGAGTGTTCAAGAAGCTTTTGCAACCCCGCGTGCGGCTGTCCGTGATGTGGCGGGTGGAACGGGTGTCATGACTGACCAGATTATCAGTGCGATGCAGAAAACCCGTCCATGGGTGTTATTCTTGGCTATTTTGGGATTTATTGGCACGGCATTTACGGTATTAGCAGCGGTTCCCATGATGATGGGGGGAGCCATGATGGGCAATATGGAGGGTGTCGATGCTGACATTGCGCCGTTTGGCAGCGGTATGATGATCGGTATGGGCGTTTTGTATTTAGTCATTGGGGTTATTTACTTCATGGCCTCGTTGTATCTGTTGCGCTATGCCAGCGCGATTAAACGTCTGACGAGTTCATTGAGCGTCGCTGATTTGGAAACAGCGCTGAGCCAACAAGCCAGTTTTTGGAAGTTGATCGGTATTTTGGCCTTGGTTTCCATCGTGCTGATGGTTGTCGCGCTGGTTGCGGGTATCGGTGGTGCAATGATTGTGGGCAATAGTGGTATCTAA
- a CDS encoding DUF3025 domain-containing protein, with the protein MKPDLWNPAFESLHPCFQQLRNRDGWSNLENWPDCEYLNLLLPADLCAQSGLPVHFVPQDHTLPFPELYYEERIFQHGMVATRANWHDCFNALMWSLFPQTKVMINALHAADIVRYGKPRTPQRDALTVLDESGVIIVASRREHLQQVVDFAWEALFWQERAAWGREIDCFMIGHATLEKMLTPYVGMTAHALLVQVEPDFFLRSLAQQHAYLDQVVVNLLQEGGLSSTASLNPFPLLGVPRWWANETVDFYQNKDYFRAKNRERMVRILTSIMSD; encoded by the coding sequence ATGAAGCCTGACCTTTGGAATCCTGCTTTTGAGAGTTTGCACCCGTGTTTCCAGCAGTTGCGGAATCGTGACGGTTGGTCGAACCTGGAAAACTGGCCTGACTGTGAATATTTAAACCTTTTATTGCCTGCTGATCTTTGTGCACAATCGGGTTTGCCGGTGCATTTTGTACCGCAAGACCATACCTTGCCGTTTCCTGAGTTGTACTACGAGGAGCGAATTTTTCAGCATGGCATGGTGGCCACTCGCGCTAATTGGCACGATTGTTTTAATGCTTTAATGTGGAGCTTGTTTCCACAAACCAAGGTGATGATTAATGCCTTACACGCTGCTGACATAGTGCGGTATGGCAAACCGCGTACCCCGCAGCGCGATGCGTTAACTGTATTGGATGAGAGTGGTGTGATCATTGTCGCCAGTCGTCGTGAGCATTTGCAGCAAGTCGTGGATTTCGCGTGGGAGGCTTTGTTTTGGCAGGAACGTGCTGCGTGGGGGCGTGAAATTGACTGTTTCATGATCGGTCATGCCACTTTGGAGAAGATGCTGACACCTTATGTCGGGATGACAGCTCATGCCTTATTGGTGCAAGTGGAGCCTGACTTTTTCTTGCGATCATTGGCGCAGCAACACGCTTATTTGGATCAGGTGGTGGTAAACCTGTTGCAGGAGGGGGGCTTGTCTTCCACTGCTAGCTTAAATCCTTTCCCGCTGTTGGGTGTACCGAGGTGGTGGGCTAATGAAACCGTGGATTTTTATCAAAACAAAGACTATTTCCGCGCTAAAAATCGGGAGCGGATGGTACGCATTCTTACGTCGATTATGTCTGATTAA
- a CDS encoding SPOR domain-containing protein, which produces MVSLVVMYKAGKLPFINYRPDLSGLNFGGSTSNNSDNLWESTNNYIQAQQRRAEPVTQQREDTKYTTNRYTVQVAAGYDSRQLYGWRDALAADGYDAYLVSLNTPRGLMFKLRVGAFTSHKQAENLQAKIRKRYPNNFGASFIVEGD; this is translated from the coding sequence GTGGTTAGCCTCGTTGTCATGTACAAAGCAGGTAAACTACCTTTTATTAATTACCGACCTGACTTATCAGGCTTGAATTTTGGTGGGAGTACCAGCAATAACAGCGACAACTTATGGGAATCAACGAATAACTACATTCAAGCACAGCAACGCAGGGCTGAACCCGTTACGCAACAGCGTGAGGACACAAAATACACGACCAATCGTTATACCGTACAGGTGGCGGCTGGTTATGATTCAAGACAATTGTATGGCTGGCGTGATGCTCTCGCCGCAGATGGCTATGATGCTTATCTGGTCAGCCTGAATACGCCGCGTGGGCTAATGTTCAAACTCAGAGTAGGTGCTTTTACGTCGCACAAACAAGCTGAAAACTTACAAGCAAAAATTCGCAAACGTTACCCCAACAATTTTGGCGCGAGTTTTATTGTGGAAGGCGACTAA
- a CDS encoding T6SS effector amidase Tae4 family protein codes for MPESNSFWNWLLSLLRWRRSTPAAPASHSVPAAVSPVNPAPVAAPALPTTEPERAAIVEELRDAPSLPPPPPAFVPLGDTHPPADSDVETPVQTLPAEGPNLGFRILWNNHPTVETGETFPCRDADGNPHFGNQCAILMGTCLLRSNLLQGYDKTTCWYRGHKGHTLRAREVAEWMRRNPGRFGTVEIRSNVSWGAFKGRTGFVCFHNFWGVGNQGDHIDLWDGTGILMREKNPGWEGPALADGSLDYFERSEEVWFWPVH; via the coding sequence ATGCCTGAGTCAAATTCGTTCTGGAACTGGTTGCTGTCGTTATTGCGGTGGCGTCGCTCAACGCCAGCAGCTCCCGCCAGTCATTCAGTACCGGCAGCCGTTTCCCCCGTTAATCCAGCGCCGGTTGCTGCTCCTGCACTGCCAACAACTGAACCAGAACGTGCGGCTATTGTGGAAGAGTTGCGGGATGCACCTTCATTGCCGCCCCCCCCGCCAGCGTTTGTGCCGTTAGGGGATACGCATCCGCCTGCTGACAGTGATGTGGAAACGCCGGTACAAACATTGCCAGCGGAAGGACCAAATTTAGGTTTTCGCATCCTTTGGAATAATCATCCGACGGTTGAAACGGGAGAGACCTTTCCCTGCCGTGATGCCGATGGCAATCCACATTTTGGTAATCAGTGCGCCATTTTAATGGGAACGTGTTTGTTGCGTAGTAACTTGCTGCAAGGTTATGACAAAACAACCTGTTGGTATCGGGGGCATAAGGGACACACCTTGCGAGCGCGTGAAGTAGCCGAGTGGATGCGCCGCAATCCGGGGCGCTTTGGAACCGTGGAAATTCGCAGCAATGTGTCGTGGGGAGCCTTCAAAGGACGTACTGGCTTTGTGTGTTTTCACAATTTTTGGGGGGTAGGCAACCAAGGTGATCATATCGACCTGTGGGATGGCACGGGTATTCTGATGCGTGAAAAAAATCCGGGTTGGGAAGGGCCTGCGTTAGCTGATGGGTCGCTGGATTACTTCGAGCGTTCGGAGGAGGTGTGGTTTTGGCCGGTTCATTAA
- a CDS encoding HNH endonuclease, with amino-acid sequence MLHMISLNQLILRTDVSGMPLEWIHFQTAVKLYYTEQVAYTCGTPILSIRGGVNAITGQRSRIELHSIIATLGSKQQLHQDYVPPLSNPLLFRRDNHICLYCGQHFQEKDLSRDHVHPLVHGGPDRWTNVVTACKLCNSRKGGRTPEQAHMPLLAIPFQPTYAEYVFLQGRNILADQMEFLSAHFPRSSKLRERRQLTGF; translated from the coding sequence ATGCTGCACATGATCAGCTTGAACCAGCTAATTCTGCGGACGGATGTCAGTGGGATGCCGTTGGAATGGATTCATTTCCAAACGGCAGTCAAACTTTATTACACTGAGCAAGTGGCTTACACCTGCGGGACTCCCATTCTCTCCATTCGCGGGGGGGTTAACGCCATCACCGGGCAACGTAGCCGCATCGAACTCCATTCCATTATCGCGACGCTAGGCAGCAAACAGCAGTTGCATCAGGATTATGTCCCCCCCCTCAGTAACCCGTTGTTGTTTCGGCGTGATAACCACATTTGCTTGTATTGTGGTCAACATTTTCAAGAAAAAGACTTATCCCGTGACCATGTACATCCTTTGGTACATGGGGGGCCTGACCGTTGGACGAATGTAGTTACCGCTTGTAAACTGTGTAATAGCCGCAAAGGTGGGCGAACCCCAGAACAGGCGCACATGCCCTTGTTGGCTATTCCTTTTCAGCCAACGTATGCAGAATATGTTTTCTTGCAAGGGCGCAATATTCTGGCTGACCAGATGGAGTTTTTGAGTGCGCATTTTCCACGTAGCAGTAAGTTACGGGAACGTAGGCAGTTGACAGGATTTTAG